In a genomic window of Streptomyces sp. NBC_01142:
- a CDS encoding NAD-dependent epimerase/dehydratase family protein — translation MGKVVLVTGVARQLGGRLVRRIQRDPEVDRVIGVDAVGPDHHLGGADFVRADIRQPAIARVLAEHAVDTVVHMDVTGTPLGAGGRTTVKETNVIGTMQLLGACQKSPTVKRLVIKSSTSVYGSAPRDPAVFTETTPPKSLPSGGFAKDAVEVEGYVRGFARRRPDVAVCVLRFANILGPCADSPLAEFFSLPVMPTVFGYDPRLQFVHEDDVIDVLRIALHEPRRGTLNSGTFNVAGDGVLLLSQCSRRLGRPTMPVLLPAVTWVGSALRTVGITDFSPEQIRLLTHGRVVSTAQMRETLGFDPKYTTAEAFADFARSRGPGLLPPETLSRAVDRVAAALPFAGSAATGGRTTGQTMQTTQSDAE, via the coding sequence TTGGGGAAGGTCGTGCTCGTCACCGGAGTGGCCCGGCAGCTCGGAGGCCGTCTCGTGCGGCGCATCCAGCGCGATCCCGAGGTGGACCGGGTGATCGGGGTCGATGCGGTGGGGCCCGATCACCATCTGGGCGGAGCGGATTTCGTGCGCGCGGACATCCGCCAGCCCGCCATCGCGCGGGTTCTCGCGGAGCACGCCGTCGACACCGTCGTCCACATGGACGTCACGGGTACGCCGCTGGGCGCCGGCGGCCGTACGACGGTCAAGGAAACCAATGTCATCGGCACCATGCAGCTGCTCGGCGCCTGCCAGAAGTCGCCGACGGTCAAACGGCTGGTGATCAAGTCCAGTACGAGTGTGTACGGCTCCGCGCCCCGCGACCCCGCGGTCTTCACCGAGACCACCCCGCCCAAGTCCCTGCCCAGCGGCGGCTTCGCCAAGGACGCGGTCGAGGTCGAGGGGTATGTGCGCGGATTCGCCCGGCGGCGCCCCGACGTGGCGGTCTGCGTCCTGCGCTTCGCGAACATCCTCGGGCCGTGCGCGGACTCCCCGCTCGCCGAGTTCTTCTCACTGCCCGTCATGCCGACCGTCTTCGGCTACGACCCACGACTGCAGTTCGTCCACGAGGACGACGTCATCGATGTGCTGCGGATCGCCCTGCACGAGCCGCGGCGCGGAACACTCAACAGCGGCACGTTCAATGTCGCGGGCGACGGCGTGCTGCTGCTGTCGCAGTGCTCGCGGCGGCTGGGGCGGCCGACGATGCCGGTGCTGCTGCCGGCGGTCACCTGGGTCGGCTCGGCGCTGCGTACGGTCGGTATCACCGACTTCTCGCCCGAGCAGATCCGGCTGCTCACCCATGGCCGGGTGGTGAGCACCGCGCAGATGCGCGAGACACTGGGCTTTGACCCGAAGTACACGACCGCGGAGGCCTTCGCGGACTTCGCGCGCAGCCGGGGGCCGGGGCTGCTGCCGCCGGAGACCCTGTCGCGGGCGGTGGACCGGGTCGCGGCAGCGTTGCCCTTCGCGGGCAGCGCCGCCACCGGGGGCAGAACGACGGGGCAGACGATGCAGACGACTCAGAGCGACGCCGAATAA
- a CDS encoding HAD family phosphatase — MRYDLVIFDNDGVLVDSEPLANTILASYLTELGHPTSYEESVRDYMGAAVHRVHDLVRERTGQELPADFDDTLHARVFAAFERELVAVDGVTEVLEKLGTDGVPYCVASSGSHERIRVGHRKTGLDRWFAHGENGGEDGTVFSAQDVGRGKPAPDLFLYAAERMGVAPERCVVVEDSPLGVQAALAAGMDVYGFTAMTSAEKLAGAKGYFGAMAELPALLV, encoded by the coding sequence ATGCGATATGACCTCGTCATCTTTGACAACGATGGTGTGCTCGTTGACAGCGAGCCTCTCGCCAACACCATCCTGGCGAGCTACCTCACTGAGCTGGGGCACCCCACCTCCTACGAGGAATCCGTTCGTGACTACATGGGCGCCGCAGTGCACCGTGTGCACGATCTTGTGAGGGAGCGGACCGGGCAGGAGCTGCCCGCCGACTTCGACGACACGCTGCATGCTCGTGTCTTTGCCGCCTTTGAGCGGGAGTTGGTCGCCGTCGACGGGGTCACGGAGGTACTGGAGAAGCTGGGCACGGACGGGGTGCCGTACTGCGTCGCGTCGTCCGGGAGTCATGAGCGGATCCGGGTCGGGCACCGGAAGACCGGGCTGGACCGCTGGTTCGCGCACGGCGAGAACGGCGGAGAGGACGGCACGGTCTTCAGCGCGCAGGATGTGGGGCGGGGCAAGCCGGCGCCGGATCTGTTTCTGTACGCCGCGGAGCGGATGGGAGTGGCGCCGGAGCGGTGTGTCGTCGTGGAGGACAGCCCGCTGGGGGTACAGGCCGCCCTGGCCGCCGGGATGGATGTGTACGGGTTCACCGCCATGACGTCGGCCGAGAAGCTGGCAGGTGCCAAGGGGTACTTCGGGGCGATGGCGGAGTTGCCTGCATTGCTCGTGTGA
- a CDS encoding helix-turn-helix domain-containing protein, which yields MAAGSERPLNEVKFLTVAEVASVMRVSKMTVYRLVHSGHLPAIRVGRSFRVPEQAVHEYLRESFVGVESA from the coding sequence ATGGCTGCTGGCAGCGAGAGGCCTCTCAACGAGGTCAAGTTTCTTACCGTGGCGGAAGTCGCCTCGGTCATGCGAGTGTCGAAGATGACCGTGTACCGCTTGGTGCACAGCGGTCATCTGCCGGCGATCCGGGTGGGCAGGTCCTTCCGGGTCCCGGAGCAAGCAGTTCACGAGTACCTCCGCGAATCCTTCGTGGGGGTGGAATCCGCGTAA
- a CDS encoding acetoin utilization protein AcuC, producing the protein MSGRELLMWDEAVTKYDFGAGHPMDPVRLALTMGLVRAYGLDRAVDVVAAKSAGDSTLRLVHRADYVAAVRAASRDPRAADQSYGLGTVDDPAFAGMHEASALIAGQSVGAAEAVWRGGAAHAVNFAGGLHHAMPGSASGFCIYNDASLAIARLLELGAERVAYVDVDVHHGDGVQAAFWEDPRVLTVSLHEHPRTLFPQTGWPEETGAAGAGEGGAVNVALPAGTGDEGWLRAFHAVVPELLADFRPQVLVTQHGADTHFEDPLAHLAVSLDAQRAVQESCHSLAHEYVEDARWVALGGGGYAVVDVVPRSWTHLVGIAAHAPVDPESVIPSSWRDEVYARTRQVAPGRMTDGRTPGWRGWEDGYDPADRLDQAILATRRAAFPLRGLLP; encoded by the coding sequence ATGAGCGGCCGCGAGTTGTTGATGTGGGACGAGGCGGTAACGAAGTATGACTTCGGGGCCGGGCATCCGATGGATCCGGTGCGGCTCGCGCTGACCATGGGGTTGGTGCGGGCCTACGGGCTGGATCGCGCGGTGGATGTGGTGGCCGCGAAGTCGGCCGGGGACTCGACGCTGCGGCTTGTGCACCGCGCGGACTATGTGGCGGCGGTGCGGGCGGCGTCGCGGGATCCCCGGGCGGCGGACCAGTCGTACGGGCTGGGGACGGTGGACGATCCGGCCTTCGCCGGGATGCATGAGGCGTCGGCGCTCATCGCCGGGCAGTCGGTGGGGGCGGCCGAGGCGGTGTGGCGCGGGGGCGCGGCGCATGCGGTGAACTTCGCGGGCGGGCTGCATCATGCGATGCCGGGGAGTGCCTCGGGGTTCTGTATCTACAACGACGCGTCGTTGGCCATTGCGCGACTGCTGGAGCTGGGGGCGGAGCGGGTCGCGTACGTGGATGTGGATGTGCACCACGGGGACGGGGTTCAGGCGGCGTTCTGGGAGGACCCGCGGGTGCTGACCGTGTCGTTGCACGAGCATCCGCGGACGCTGTTTCCTCAGACCGGCTGGCCGGAGGAGACGGGGGCGGCCGGGGCGGGTGAAGGCGGTGCGGTGAATGTCGCGCTGCCGGCGGGGACGGGGGACGAGGGGTGGCTGCGGGCGTTCCATGCGGTGGTGCCTGAGCTTTTGGCGGATTTCCGGCCGCAGGTGCTGGTGACGCAGCACGGGGCGGATACGCATTTCGAGGATCCGTTGGCGCATCTGGCGGTGTCGCTGGATGCGCAGCGGGCGGTGCAGGAGTCTTGTCACTCGTTGGCGCACGAGTACGTGGAGGATGCGCGGTGGGTTGCCCTGGGGGGCGGGGGATACGCGGTCGTCGATGTCGTACCGAGGTCCTGGACGCATCTGGTGGGGATCGCCGCGCATGCGCCGGTGGATCCGGAGTCGGTGATTCCGTCGTCGTGGCGGGATGAGGTGTATGCACGGACGCGGCAGGTGGCGCCGGGGCGGATGACGGATGGACGTACCCCGGGATGGCGGGGTTGGGAGGACGGGTACGACCCGGCGGACCGGCTGGACCAGGCGATTCTGGCTACGCGGAGGGCGGCGTTTCCCCTGCGGGGATTGTTGCCGTAG
- a CDS encoding phosphatase, with protein sequence MLSTGALRAHLLAARLAGPVATSREESLRSYRLFAARDPRVTLGLDPEWAWGERDLIALMADKCGVSDDPRHVAGPDVIDPERTLTALHAFAERLGEAAGRRAPVLFGTGHPHRLLGFYADLADALSAAGCLVLTPAQGRCIDITTRFGVRTHNLEYVRGVALVREPGARGGGSETGAHTHSPLPVRTALEGLVEGGGPLPELVVGDHGWVCGAGQLGIEAIGLADTDDPALFVGEAEGRVSVAVPLDDAVRSDYYRPLTRYVLNRACLSQ encoded by the coding sequence GTGTTGAGCACCGGAGCGCTGCGTGCGCATCTGTTGGCCGCTCGGTTGGCCGGGCCCGTGGCCACCTCGCGGGAAGAGAGCCTGCGCAGCTATCGGCTCTTCGCCGCCCGGGATCCGCGGGTCACCCTCGGGCTCGATCCCGAGTGGGCCTGGGGGGAGCGGGATCTGATCGCGCTCATGGCCGACAAGTGCGGGGTCTCCGACGATCCCCGGCACGTCGCGGGGCCCGATGTCATCGATCCGGAGCGGACGCTGACGGCGCTTCACGCGTTCGCCGAGCGGCTCGGGGAGGCGGCCGGACGGCGGGCGCCCGTGCTGTTCGGGACCGGGCATCCGCATCGGCTGCTCGGGTTCTACGCGGACCTCGCAGACGCTTTGTCGGCGGCGGGGTGTCTCGTACTCACACCCGCGCAGGGGCGATGTATCGACATAACGACCCGGTTCGGCGTACGCACGCACAACCTCGAGTACGTACGAGGAGTCGCGCTGGTGCGGGAACCCGGCGCACGGGGTGGCGGGAGTGAGACCGGCGCACATACCCACTCGCCCCTGCCGGTTAGGACCGCTTTGGAGGGTCTCGTGGAGGGCGGCGGACCGCTGCCCGAGCTGGTCGTCGGGGACCATGGCTGGGTCTGCGGGGCAGGTCAGCTGGGGATTGAGGCCATCGGCCTGGCGGACACGGATGATCCCGCGCTGTTTGTCGGCGAGGCCGAGGGGCGTGTGTCCGTCGCCGTTCCGCTTGATGACGCGGTGCGGTCCGATTACTACCGACCGCTTACGCGCTATGTACTCAATCGAGCGTGTCTGTCACAGTAG
- a CDS encoding DUF5667 domain-containing protein codes for MIANVSAHRRANAFAQALEDQAADQPEESVEPTGHGRLLALANGLGELPKPEMDPEVKVVQRAQLVAAMEAMFAEGGASASPTVPEQRTSGRGAHRASPLRKLRPRSRWSKGIAAGGLTVGVAAGAFSGVAAASSDALPGDSLYGLKRGMEDFKLGMADDDSDRGELYLGQASTRLSEARRLMERGRAGTMDHESLGEVRRALNGMGHDASEGHRLLRAAYERDGSLGPMAALNSFSRSHRDAWNGLRDRLPVQLTDVGDEVNSVFAAIEEEVGPLESLLPRPPEKGRGSQSPSSSQESNRTSSPGRTSPASPGAGVSRPGEAGKPHPSGSGTTADDGLLGGDTGGLFDPPADGVSPSPSDKHSTPPEPDVTIPPLLPGILPGLGIDGEGGK; via the coding sequence GTGATCGCGAACGTTTCGGCGCACCGGCGGGCGAACGCCTTCGCCCAGGCCTTGGAAGACCAGGCGGCCGACCAGCCCGAAGAGTCGGTAGAACCGACCGGGCACGGACGGCTGTTGGCTCTGGCGAACGGTCTCGGCGAACTGCCGAAACCGGAGATGGATCCCGAGGTCAAAGTGGTGCAGCGAGCACAGCTCGTGGCCGCCATGGAAGCGATGTTCGCCGAGGGAGGTGCGTCCGCGAGCCCTACGGTGCCCGAGCAGCGGACGTCCGGCCGCGGTGCCCATCGGGCCTCACCGCTCCGGAAATTGCGACCACGTTCCCGCTGGTCGAAGGGCATCGCGGCCGGCGGACTCACCGTCGGTGTGGCCGCGGGAGCTTTCAGCGGAGTGGCCGCCGCGAGTTCCGACGCCCTTCCCGGTGACTCGCTGTACGGCCTGAAGCGTGGCATGGAGGATTTCAAGCTCGGCATGGCGGACGACGACTCCGACCGCGGCGAGCTCTACCTCGGCCAGGCCTCGACCCGCCTCAGCGAGGCGCGACGCCTCATGGAGCGCGGCCGGGCAGGCACCATGGACCACGAGTCGCTCGGCGAGGTCCGCCGCGCGCTCAACGGCATGGGGCACGACGCCAGCGAGGGTCACCGCCTGCTGCGCGCGGCGTACGAGAGGGACGGCTCCCTCGGCCCGATGGCGGCGCTCAACTCGTTCTCCCGGTCGCACCGCGACGCGTGGAACGGGCTGCGCGACCGGCTGCCGGTCCAGCTGACCGACGTCGGCGACGAGGTGAACTCCGTCTTCGCCGCCATAGAGGAAGAGGTCGGCCCACTGGAGTCGCTGCTGCCACGCCCCCCGGAGAAGGGCCGCGGCTCCCAGAGCCCCAGCTCCTCCCAGGAATCCAACCGGACTTCGAGCCCCGGCCGTACGTCACCGGCCTCACCCGGGGCGGGCGTCAGCCGCCCGGGCGAGGCCGGCAAGCCGCACCCGTCCGGGTCCGGCACGACGGCGGACGACGGCCTGCTCGGCGGGGACACGGGCGGCCTGTTCGACCCTCCGGCGGACGGCGTCTCCCCGTCCCCGTCCGACAAGCACTCCACACCACCGGAGCCGGACGTCACGATCCCGCCACTGCTGCCGGGCATCCTGCCGGGCCTGGGCATCGACGGCGAGGGCGGCAAGTAG
- a CDS encoding MFS transporter, with product MTDARMRHGRASLALSFFAQGVAFALLVTRIPAIQDRYGISDGLLPVFLAAVPILAGVASVVTERLVRSVAPSVVLRWAQPMVLLGLLGVGAGSQVWHVAVALGVFGLAVGALDASMNMLGVSLQRAYGRSIMLGFHAAYSLGGIAGASLAWAGAHWDLSLLVSYGPVVVVLLPAALVGSRWYVDGERERESAGAAGAHSGGGAFTVLLPLCLVMTFAYIGDSTVSNWSAKYLQDVVGSSEELATVPYNAYMVTTLLGRAVGDLGVRRFGAVAVVRCGAVLAAAGFAVVAVAPGAWVGILGFTVLGLGLCVIVPQTFAAAGRLSPEASDAAVARLNVFNYVGFLIGSPLVGALGDAWSYRGAMLVPMVLVLVTFWYARSFGPDTDRYGGGHERPRVVDVGRGGNEV from the coding sequence ATGACAGATGCGCGGATGCGGCACGGGCGGGCCTCCCTGGCGTTGAGCTTCTTCGCGCAAGGGGTGGCCTTCGCTCTGCTCGTGACGCGTATCCCCGCAATCCAGGACCGGTACGGGATATCCGACGGGCTGCTGCCCGTCTTCCTCGCCGCCGTTCCGATCCTTGCCGGTGTGGCGAGTGTGGTCACCGAACGGCTGGTCAGAAGCGTCGCGCCGAGCGTGGTGCTGCGGTGGGCGCAGCCCATGGTGCTGCTGGGGCTCCTCGGTGTCGGTGCCGGTAGTCAGGTATGGCATGTGGCCGTCGCGCTGGGGGTGTTCGGGCTGGCGGTGGGGGCGCTGGACGCGTCCATGAACATGCTCGGGGTCAGCCTTCAGCGGGCGTACGGGCGCAGCATCATGCTCGGCTTCCACGCGGCGTACAGCCTCGGTGGGATCGCCGGTGCGTCGCTCGCCTGGGCCGGGGCGCACTGGGACCTGTCGCTGCTGGTGTCGTACGGGCCGGTGGTGGTCGTGCTGCTGCCGGCGGCGCTCGTCGGGAGCCGGTGGTACGTCGACGGGGAGCGGGAGCGGGAGAGTGCGGGGGCAGCGGGGGCGCATTCGGGAGGGGGTGCGTTCACGGTGCTGCTGCCGCTCTGTCTGGTGATGACGTTCGCGTACATCGGGGATTCGACCGTCTCGAATTGGAGCGCGAAGTATCTCCAGGACGTGGTGGGGAGTTCGGAGGAGCTCGCGACCGTTCCGTACAACGCCTATATGGTCACGACGCTGTTGGGGCGAGCCGTCGGGGATCTCGGGGTGCGGCGCTTCGGGGCGGTGGCGGTCGTGCGGTGCGGGGCGGTGCTCGCGGCGGCCGGGTTCGCAGTGGTGGCCGTGGCGCCGGGGGCGTGGGTGGGAATCCTCGGGTTCACCGTGCTCGGGCTCGGGCTGTGTGTGATCGTGCCGCAGACGTTCGCCGCGGCGGGGAGGCTCAGCCCGGAGGCGAGTGACGCGGCGGTGGCGCGGCTGAACGTCTTCAACTACGTCGGGTTCTTGATCGGTTCCCCGCTGGTGGGGGCGCTCGGCGATGCGTGGAGCTATCGGGGAGCGATGCTTGTGCCGATGGTGTTGGTGCTGGTGACGTTCTGGTACGCCAGATCGTTCGGGCCGGATACCGACCGGTACGGTGGCGGGCATGAGCGGCCGCGAGTTGTTGATGTGGGACGAGGCGGTAACGAAGTATGA
- the proC gene encoding pyrroline-5-carboxylate reductase, with protein MTQTVAVLGTGKIGEALLSGMIRAGWRPSDLLVTTRRTDRADELRTRYGVEPVTNAEAAKRADTLILAVKPQDMGKLLDELTSHLTADRLVISAAAGIPTSFIEERLAAGAPVVRVMPNTPVLVDEGMSVISAGSHATAEHLAHAEEIFGGVGKTLRVPESQQDAATALSGSGPAYFYFLVEAMTDAGILLGLPRAQAHDLIVQAAIGAAVMLRDSGEHPVKLREAVTSPAGTTISAIRELENHGVRAALIAAIEAARDRSRELASGNG; from the coding sequence ATGACCCAGACAGTCGCAGTCCTTGGCACGGGCAAGATCGGTGAAGCCCTGCTCAGCGGCATGATCCGCGCCGGCTGGCGCCCTTCCGACCTCCTGGTCACCACCCGCCGCACCGACCGCGCCGATGAGCTCCGCACCCGCTACGGCGTCGAGCCCGTCACCAACGCCGAAGCCGCCAAGCGCGCCGACACCCTCATCCTGGCCGTCAAGCCCCAGGACATGGGCAAGCTCCTCGACGAACTCACCTCGCACCTCACCGCGGACCGTCTCGTCATCAGCGCCGCGGCCGGCATCCCCACCTCCTTCATCGAGGAGCGCCTGGCCGCAGGCGCCCCCGTCGTCCGTGTCATGCCCAACACCCCCGTCCTCGTCGACGAGGGCATGTCCGTGATCTCGGCCGGCAGCCACGCCACCGCCGAACACCTCGCCCATGCCGAAGAGATCTTCGGCGGGGTCGGCAAGACCCTCCGTGTCCCCGAGTCCCAGCAGGACGCGGCCACCGCGCTTTCCGGCTCCGGCCCCGCGTACTTCTACTTCCTGGTCGAGGCGATGACCGATGCCGGCATCCTCCTCGGCCTCCCCCGCGCCCAGGCCCACGACCTGATCGTCCAGGCCGCCATCGGCGCCGCCGTGATGCTCCGCGACAGCGGCGAACACCCTGTCAAGCTCCGCGAAGCCGTCACCTCCCCCGCCGGCACCACCATCAGTGCCATCCGTGAACTCGAGAACCACGGTGTACGGGCCGCCCTCATCGCCGCCATCGAAGCGGCCCGCGACCGCAGCCGCGAACTCGCCTCCGGCAACGGCTGA
- a CDS encoding AURKAIP1/COX24 domain-containing protein — translation MGSVIKKRRKRMAKKKHRKLLKRTRVQRRNKK, via the coding sequence GTGGGCTCTGTTATCAAGAAGCGGCGTAAGCGGATGGCCAAGAAGAAGCACCGCAAGCTGCTCAAGCGCACCCGCGTTCAGCGTCGTAACAAGAAGTAA
- the trpS gene encoding tryptophan--tRNA ligase, whose amino-acid sequence MTRIFSGIKPTGHLTLGNYLGALRRWVEVDQHQADALFSVVDLHALTMEHDPARVRRLSRQAATLMLAAGLDPQRCTLFVQSHVDEHARLSYLLECTATDGELRRMIQYKEKGGQARAAGESVRVSLLTYPVLMAADILAYGTDEVPVGEDQTQHVELTRDLAVRFNQRYGQTFTVPKATYPPVAARVMDLQDPASKMGKSHESGAGIVYLLDDADVVRKKIMRAVTDSGRDVEYDREGRPGIANLLEMLAACAGGNPNELAGVYESYGALKKDTAEAVVELLRPVRERHAVLAADPGYVDEVLREGAERARGMARPRVDAAYRAIGLLPA is encoded by the coding sequence ATGACGCGGATCTTCAGCGGGATCAAGCCGACAGGGCATCTGACACTGGGCAACTACCTCGGGGCGCTCCGACGGTGGGTCGAGGTCGATCAGCACCAGGCGGATGCGCTGTTCAGCGTGGTCGATCTGCATGCCCTGACTATGGAGCACGATCCGGCGCGGGTACGCAGACTCAGTAGGCAGGCCGCGACGCTGATGCTGGCGGCGGGGCTGGACCCGCAGCGGTGCACCCTATTCGTACAGAGCCACGTGGACGAGCACGCGCGGCTTTCGTATCTGCTGGAGTGCACGGCCACGGACGGCGAGCTTCGGCGCATGATCCAGTACAAGGAGAAGGGCGGGCAGGCGCGGGCCGCCGGGGAGAGTGTGCGGGTGTCGCTGCTGACCTATCCGGTCCTGATGGCGGCGGACATCCTGGCGTACGGGACCGACGAGGTGCCGGTGGGCGAGGACCAGACACAGCATGTGGAACTGACCCGGGACCTGGCCGTGCGCTTCAACCAGCGGTACGGGCAGACGTTCACCGTGCCGAAGGCGACGTATCCGCCGGTGGCCGCGCGGGTCATGGATCTGCAGGACCCTGCCTCGAAGATGGGGAAGTCCCACGAGTCCGGGGCCGGGATCGTCTATCTGCTCGATGACGCGGACGTCGTGCGCAAGAAGATCATGCGGGCTGTCACGGACAGCGGCCGCGATGTCGAGTACGACCGGGAGGGCAGGCCCGGCATTGCGAATCTGCTCGAAATGCTGGCGGCTTGCGCGGGTGGGAACCCGAACGAGCTGGCCGGTGTATATGAGTCGTACGGAGCGTTGAAGAAGGACACGGCCGAGGCGGTGGTGGAGCTGCTCAGGCCGGTCAGGGAACGGCACGCCGTGCTGGCGGCGGATCCGGGATACGTCGACGAGGTGCTGAGGGAGGGAGCCGAGCGAGCCAGGGGGATGGCTCGGCCGCGGGTCGATGCCGCCTATCGGGCCATCGGGCTGCTGCCCGCATAG
- a CDS encoding ECF subfamily RNA polymerase sigma factor, BldN family, with product MYPHVGVDASGLATLRATVLDHLRGFVPTAYAVPAFATPRLAVSGPAAPCYALADGRAAVGRRGSRGASGASNTARRPSADSDSARMMDLVERAQAGEADAFGRLYDQYSDTVYRYIYYRVGGKATAEDLTSETFLRALRRISTFTWQGRDFGAWLVTIARNLVADHFKSSRFRLEVTTGEMLDANEVERSPEDSVLESLSNAALLEAVRKLNPQQQECVTLRFLQGLSVAETARVMGKNEGAIKTLQYRAVRTLARLLPDDAR from the coding sequence GTGTACCCACACGTCGGGGTTGACGCCTCGGGCCTGGCTACGCTGCGCGCAACGGTCCTCGACCACTTGCGCGGCTTCGTCCCCACCGCGTACGCCGTCCCCGCATTCGCCACGCCCCGCCTTGCCGTAAGCGGCCCTGCCGCCCCCTGCTACGCCCTGGCCGACGGCCGTGCGGCCGTCGGCAGACGGGGCAGCCGGGGCGCCTCCGGCGCCTCGAACACCGCCCGCCGGCCCAGCGCCGACAGCGACAGTGCCCGCATGATGGACCTGGTCGAACGCGCCCAGGCGGGCGAGGCCGACGCCTTCGGCCGCCTCTACGACCAGTACAGCGACACTGTCTACCGCTACATCTACTACCGCGTGGGCGGAAAGGCGACGGCGGAGGACCTCACCAGCGAGACCTTCCTGCGCGCCCTGCGCCGCATCTCCACCTTCACCTGGCAGGGCCGCGACTTCGGCGCCTGGCTGGTCACCATCGCCCGCAACCTGGTCGCCGACCACTTCAAATCCAGTCGATTCCGGCTGGAAGTGACCACCGGCGAAATGCTCGACGCCAACGAGGTCGAGCGCAGCCCCGAGGATTCGGTCCTGGAGTCCCTCTCCAATGCCGCACTGCTGGAAGCGGTCCGCAAGCTCAACCCCCAGCAGCAGGAGTGCGTGACCCTGCGCTTCCTGCAGGGCCTCTCGGTCGCCGAGACGGCCAGGGTGATGGGCAAGAACGAGGGCGCGATCAAGACCCTCCAGTACCGGGCCGTACGCACGCTCGCCCGGCTCCTCCCCGACGACGCCCGCTGA
- a CDS encoding lysophospholipid acyltransferase family protein: MADAKVIPFDDDRSRGSAQRSVRRRPAGGGRRKTEPVAVREMPVSPLPGQQGQPQDGDVRGAVRNARAGFQEQGQEPEPAGTGASWDRRIAGGLAFLRRRVTGDYEVDEFGYDKELTEQVLMSMVRPLYEKYFRVEVKGIENIPSDGGALVVANHSGTLPLDGLMLQVAVHDNHPADRHLRLLAADLVFMLPVVNELARKAGHTLACAEDAERLLQRGEVVGVMPEGFKGIGKPFSERYKLQRFGRGGFVSTALRAGAPIVPCSIVGAEEIYPMIGNAKTLARLLGFPYFPITPTFPWLGPLGAVPLPTKWTIQFGEPIPTDGYPPEAAEDPMLMFNLTDQVREQIQHTLYKLLVQRRSVFF, translated from the coding sequence ATGGCGGACGCCAAGGTCATTCCGTTCGACGACGACCGTTCGCGCGGCAGCGCGCAGCGCTCGGTGCGGCGGCGCCCCGCGGGGGGCGGCCGGCGCAAGACCGAGCCCGTGGCGGTGCGCGAGATGCCGGTCAGCCCACTGCCGGGGCAGCAGGGGCAGCCGCAGGACGGGGATGTTCGAGGAGCGGTACGGAACGCCCGGGCGGGCTTCCAGGAGCAGGGGCAGGAGCCGGAGCCGGCGGGCACGGGCGCCTCCTGGGACCGGCGGATCGCGGGCGGGCTGGCGTTTCTGCGACGCCGGGTCACCGGTGACTACGAGGTCGACGAGTTCGGATACGACAAGGAGCTCACCGAACAGGTCCTGATGTCGATGGTCCGGCCGCTGTACGAGAAGTACTTCCGTGTCGAGGTGAAGGGCATCGAGAACATTCCGTCGGACGGCGGGGCGCTCGTGGTGGCCAACCACTCGGGCACGCTTCCGCTGGACGGGCTGATGCTCCAGGTCGCCGTCCACGACAATCACCCGGCCGACCGGCATCTGCGGCTGCTCGCCGCGGACCTGGTCTTCATGCTGCCGGTGGTCAATGAACTGGCCCGCAAGGCCGGGCACACCCTGGCGTGCGCGGAGGACGCGGAGCGGCTGCTGCAGCGCGGCGAGGTCGTCGGTGTGATGCCGGAGGGCTTCAAGGGCATCGGGAAGCCGTTCAGCGAGCGCTACAAGCTCCAGCGCTTCGGGCGTGGCGGCTTTGTGTCGACGGCGCTGCGGGCGGGGGCTCCGATCGTGCCGTGCTCGATCGTCGGGGCGGAGGAGATCTACCCGATGATCGGCAACGCGAAGACTCTCGCGCGGCTGCTCGGGTTCCCGTACTTCCCGATCACGCCGACGTTTCCGTGGCTGGGTCCGCTGGGAGCGGTGCCGCTGCCGACGAAGTGGACGATCCAGTTCGGTGAGCCGATCCCGACGGACGGCTATCCGCCGGAGGCGGCGGAGGACCCGATGCTGATGTTCAACCTGACGGACCAGGTCCGGGAACAGATCCAGCACACGCTGTACAAGTTGCTGGTGCAGCGCAGGTCCGTGTTCTTCTGA